A genomic segment from Asterias amurensis chromosome 6, ASM3211899v1 encodes:
- the LOC139938561 gene encoding uncharacterized protein isoform X2: protein MAAVSLYPPRRVGEYMYNVDTMRFVTPWRHIRPWTTPYSARRRDPEGRTISTRSTLRLPVARVKYRLPRDTKSNVVGVVVSRHGWPVAAAQKRPLDVADTFTLFDNVQVRFDTCGWYTYTKPKSARREFLQLPRKNNIRRGQVPHYTNFVKRVELGVKDGSPPPRRRIAFEDEPVKPRSPTPVESSHEDVEEEEMLPSVGNEEEEEFDDVSIHIPSPTDHLLVPESIQSEQPSTDEIQEAWTEPKAPTPSPAISGRSSPVPIVDDTPEQPSPPPREPTPPPREPTPPPREPTPPPRAPTPPPREPTPPPRVPTPPPREPTPPPREPTPPPREPTPPPEPKPKKEVRIQETPILPPAKPKTVPQPTPKSCLVKKTEVPKEPEPKLEPQVVPTPEVTPVEEEKPEEVEVAVEEIEEEPQEEDKSKEEKQPVETRKPEKKKLGPAPKFKVDLFSMDSGNILDMEMKLRRKGGDTKTSDGDSFADIPEYLLKRRPPWQTGRMALSRRACRFEIPMDVFVLENMSPTEYLQQYCIVSKRRQAMYRRSFSKVDKDNDMKINMKEFNAAVLEALVGTVQLEQVQDVLTMIQADKFPHFGPKLFCAICSLLERLHYREFVTEDTVDKEGLVEKEKVEDADFLALDWKFDGCVINEPLKRLLYML from the exons ATGGCCGCTGTATCTCTTTACCCACCTCGGCGAGTGGgggagtacatgtacaatgtcgACACCATGCGATTCGTCACTCCATGGCGTCACATCAGGCCCTGGACCACGCCCTACTCCGCCCGTCGACGTGACCCAGAGGGGCGCACAATCTCCACAAGGTCTACCCTCCGACTGCCAGTCGCTAGGGTAAAGTATAGACTTCCTCGGGACACCAAGAGTAACGTAGTTGGGGTGGTTGTGTCCAGGCACGGCTGGCCCGTTGCTGCTGCTCAAAAACGCCCGCTAGATGTTGCCGATACCTTTACGCTCTTCGACAACGTCCAAGTAAGATTCGACACTTGCGGATGGTACACTTACACAAAACCTAAATCAGCT AGGCGGGAGTTTCTACAGTTACCAAGAAAAAATAAT aTAAGACGTGGTCAAGTACCTCACTACACCAACTTTGTGAAGAGGGTAGAGCTTGGTGTGAAGGATGGTTCCCCACCTCCAAGGAGGCGAATAGCCTTTGAGGATGAGCCAGTCAAGCCCCGGTCACCTACCCCTGTGGAGTCTTCACATGAAGATGTTGAGGAGGAAGAGATGTTGCCGTCTGTTGGGaatgaagaggaggaggagTTTG ATGATGTATCAATCCATATTCCGTCACCCACCGACCATCTTCTGGTACCAGAATCAATTCAATCTGAACAACCGTCCACTGATGAAATTCAAGAGGCGTGGACTGAACCTAAAGCTCCA ACCCCCTCCCCTGCAATATCTGGGAGAAGCAGCCCCGTCCCTATTGTTGATGACACTCCTGAGCAGCCTAGCCCACCCCCAAGGGAACCAACTCCTCCCCCTCGTGAACCAACACCACCCCCTCGAGAACCCACTCCACCCCCAAGAGCACCAACCCCACCTCCACGGGAACCCACCCCACCTCCACGGGTACCCACTCCGCCCCCAAGGGAACCCACTCCACCCCCAAGGGAACCTACACCACCACCAAGGGAGCCCACTCCACCCCCAGAACCCAAGCCAAAGAAGGAGGTTAGGATTCAGGAGACGCCCATTCTCCCTCCTGCCAAACCCAAGACTGTTCCTCAGCCCACACCCAAGTCGTGTCTGGTGAAGAAGACAGAAGTACCCAAAGAGCCTGAACCTAAG CTCGAGCCTCAAGTAGTCCCCACTCCTGAGGTAACCCCGGTGGAGGAGGAGAAACCTGAAGAGGTTGAGGTAGCAGTGGAGGAGATTGAAGAGGAGCCTCAAGAGGAAGATAAGAGCAAGGAGGAGAAACAGCCTGTGGAAACAAG AAAGCCTGAGAAGAAGAAACTCGGACCAGCTCCAAAGTTCAAAGTTGACTTGTTCTCTATGGACTCGGGT AATATCCTGGATATGGAGATGAAATTAAGAAGAAAAGGTGGAGACACCAAGACGTCCGACGGTGACTCATTTGCTGATATCCCTGAATATCTACTCAAG AGGCGGCCACCCTGGCAAACCGGTCGTATGGCCCTCTCTCGCCGTGCCTGCCGCTTTGAGATTCCAATGGATGTTTTTGTACTGGAGAACATGTCACCAACCGAGTACCTACAACAGTACTGCATCGTCAGCAAACGTCGGCAGGCCATGTACCGTAGATCCTTTAGCAAGGTGGATAAAGATAATGACATGAAAATCAATATGAAG GAGTTTAACGCAGCTGTCTTGGAGGCCCTAGTTGGCACAGTACAACTGGAACAAGTTCAAGATGTTTTGACAATGATTCAAGCAGACAAGTTCCCTCACTTTGGACCAAAGCTTTTCTGTGCAATATGCTCACTCCTGGAGAGGCTTCACTACCGAGAGTTTGT AACGGAAGACACTGTTGACAAAGAGGGTCTGGTTGAAAAGGAAAAGGTGGAAGATGCTGATTTCCTGGCTCTGGATTGGAAATTTGATGGATGTGTAATCAATGAACCCCTCAAACGCCTCCTGTACATGCTGTAA
- the LOC139938561 gene encoding uncharacterized protein isoform X1, with protein MLDPTLPWLAVGYKNFKQEDFCQRQIKDEMRKYRIDTTTDVLRSTTPQGQQRRRVKSATCARFIPRCGSNWPAYTSSPARPNSAQSYHHKTTFADQIAERAPSRQRRPRSAFVTHKPSLAQNRSISMVEREHHEEKMIRLFVDDRDKKCAFCPVECRPKSSSSNRPTSSTGLVAAQLPTHYDRYVYSTRPRTAPATRREFLQLPRKNNIRRGQVPHYTNFVKRVELGVKDGSPPPRRRIAFEDEPVKPRSPTPVESSHEDVEEEEMLPSVGNEEEEEFDDVSIHIPSPTDHLLVPESIQSEQPSTDEIQEAWTEPKAPTPSPAISGRSSPVPIVDDTPEQPSPPPREPTPPPREPTPPPREPTPPPRAPTPPPREPTPPPRVPTPPPREPTPPPREPTPPPREPTPPPEPKPKKEVRIQETPILPPAKPKTVPQPTPKSCLVKKTEVPKEPEPKLEPQVVPTPEVTPVEEEKPEEVEVAVEEIEEEPQEEDKSKEEKQPVETRKPEKKKLGPAPKFKVDLFSMDSGNILDMEMKLRRKGGDTKTSDGDSFADIPEYLLKRRPPWQTGRMALSRRACRFEIPMDVFVLENMSPTEYLQQYCIVSKRRQAMYRRSFSKVDKDNDMKINMKEFNAAVLEALVGTVQLEQVQDVLTMIQADKFPHFGPKLFCAICSLLERLHYREFVTEDTVDKEGLVEKEKVEDADFLALDWKFDGCVINEPLKRLLYML; from the exons ATGCTGGATCCCACACTGCCGTGGTTAGCCGTTGGCTACAAGAACTTCAAGCAGGAAGACTTCTGCCAACGACAGATCAAAGATGAGATGAGAAAATACAGGATAGACACTACTACAGATGTCCTCCGATCAACAACTCCCCAAGGTCAACAACGGCGTCGTGTTAAGAGTGCAACTTGCGCAAGATTTATCCCTCGGTGCGGAAGCAACTGGCCTGCATACACCTCTTCACCAGCGAGACCAAATAGTGCCCAGTCTTACCATCATAAAACAACTTTTGCAGATCAGATTGCGGAGCGAGCTCCTTCGCGACAACGACGCCCTCGCAGTGCATTTGTGACACATAAACCATCGCTTGCGCAGAACCGCAGCATCAGCATGGTGGAGCGAGAGCATCATGAAGAGAAGATGATCAGATTGTTTGTGGATGACAGAGACAAGAAGTGTGCATTTTGTCCGGTGGAGTGCCGGCCAAAGTCAAGTAGCTCTAACAGGCCTACCTCTTCAACTGGTCTGGTTGCAGCCCAACTACCTACACATTATGATAGATACGTGTACAGCACAAGACCAAGAACAGCACCAGCCACG AGGCGGGAGTTTCTACAGTTACCAAGAAAAAATAAT aTAAGACGTGGTCAAGTACCTCACTACACCAACTTTGTGAAGAGGGTAGAGCTTGGTGTGAAGGATGGTTCCCCACCTCCAAGGAGGCGAATAGCCTTTGAGGATGAGCCAGTCAAGCCCCGGTCACCTACCCCTGTGGAGTCTTCACATGAAGATGTTGAGGAGGAAGAGATGTTGCCGTCTGTTGGGaatgaagaggaggaggagTTTG ATGATGTATCAATCCATATTCCGTCACCCACCGACCATCTTCTGGTACCAGAATCAATTCAATCTGAACAACCGTCCACTGATGAAATTCAAGAGGCGTGGACTGAACCTAAAGCTCCA ACCCCCTCCCCTGCAATATCTGGGAGAAGCAGCCCCGTCCCTATTGTTGATGACACTCCTGAGCAGCCTAGCCCACCCCCAAGGGAACCAACTCCTCCCCCTCGTGAACCAACACCACCCCCTCGAGAACCCACTCCACCCCCAAGAGCACCAACCCCACCTCCACGGGAACCCACCCCACCTCCACGGGTACCCACTCCGCCCCCAAGGGAACCCACTCCACCCCCAAGGGAACCTACACCACCACCAAGGGAGCCCACTCCACCCCCAGAACCCAAGCCAAAGAAGGAGGTTAGGATTCAGGAGACGCCCATTCTCCCTCCTGCCAAACCCAAGACTGTTCCTCAGCCCACACCCAAGTCGTGTCTGGTGAAGAAGACAGAAGTACCCAAAGAGCCTGAACCTAAG CTCGAGCCTCAAGTAGTCCCCACTCCTGAGGTAACCCCGGTGGAGGAGGAGAAACCTGAAGAGGTTGAGGTAGCAGTGGAGGAGATTGAAGAGGAGCCTCAAGAGGAAGATAAGAGCAAGGAGGAGAAACAGCCTGTGGAAACAAG AAAGCCTGAGAAGAAGAAACTCGGACCAGCTCCAAAGTTCAAAGTTGACTTGTTCTCTATGGACTCGGGT AATATCCTGGATATGGAGATGAAATTAAGAAGAAAAGGTGGAGACACCAAGACGTCCGACGGTGACTCATTTGCTGATATCCCTGAATATCTACTCAAG AGGCGGCCACCCTGGCAAACCGGTCGTATGGCCCTCTCTCGCCGTGCCTGCCGCTTTGAGATTCCAATGGATGTTTTTGTACTGGAGAACATGTCACCAACCGAGTACCTACAACAGTACTGCATCGTCAGCAAACGTCGGCAGGCCATGTACCGTAGATCCTTTAGCAAGGTGGATAAAGATAATGACATGAAAATCAATATGAAG GAGTTTAACGCAGCTGTCTTGGAGGCCCTAGTTGGCACAGTACAACTGGAACAAGTTCAAGATGTTTTGACAATGATTCAAGCAGACAAGTTCCCTCACTTTGGACCAAAGCTTTTCTGTGCAATATGCTCACTCCTGGAGAGGCTTCACTACCGAGAGTTTGT AACGGAAGACACTGTTGACAAAGAGGGTCTGGTTGAAAAGGAAAAGGTGGAAGATGCTGATTTCCTGGCTCTGGATTGGAAATTTGATGGATGTGTAATCAATGAACCCCTCAAACGCCTCCTGTACATGCTGTAA